One part of the Dioscorea cayenensis subsp. rotundata cultivar TDr96_F1 chromosome 2, TDr96_F1_v2_PseudoChromosome.rev07_lg8_w22 25.fasta, whole genome shotgun sequence genome encodes these proteins:
- the LOC120269184 gene encoding heterodimeric geranylgeranyl pyrophosphate synthase small subunit, chloroplastic gives MAFTISTVSLPKMPPLLPKFHSPLRSLSVHCSSSSSSSSSASPSPAFDLRHYWTSLISTIDSRLDAAVPLRYPFRVHEAMRYSVLSGGAKRAPSVMCIATFDLIAGHDRRDAAFPTACALEMVHAASLVHDDLPCMDAAALRRGRPSNHALFGVDMAILAGDALFPLAYEHVTSATPLDLVSENAVLQVLTEIARTVGSTGMTAGQFLDLEGSYRSEAEVLNVLERKFGEMAECSAVCGGLLGGAGEEEVRKLRRYGRAVGVLYQLVDDILMEEKEGIGSNGRSLGKMKSNASVVNVVGMDRALQIAEDLIGKAKNELQGFEEKYGERVQPLYSFVDYAVDRWFVIEEAIPASAV, from the coding sequence ATGGCCTTCACCATCTCCACCGTCTCTCTTCCCAAAATGCCCCCTCTCCTTCCCAAATTCCATTCCCCGCTCCGTTCCCTCTCTGTCCACtgctcctcttcctcctcctcctcctcctctgccTCTCCCTCGCCGGCGTTCGATCTCCGCCATTACTGGACCTCCCTCATCTCCACCATTGACTCCCGCCTCGACGCCGCCGTCCCTCTCCGCTACCCTTTCCGCGTTCATGAAGCTATGCGATACTCTGTCCTTTCCGGCGGCGCCAAGCGCGCGCCCTCCGTTATGTGCATCGCCACCTTCGATCTCATCGCCGGTCATGATCGCCGGGACGCTGCTTTCCCCACTGCCTGCGCGCTCGAGATGGTCCACGCCGCTTCTCTCGTCCACGATGACCTCCCTTGCATGGACGCCGCTGCTCTCCGCCGTGGCCGGCCCTCCAACCACGCCCTTTTCGGCGTCGACATGGCGATCCTCGCCGGTGATGCTCTCTTCCCCCTTGCCTACGAGCACGTTACATCTGCCACTCCGTTGGATCTTGTCTCTGAGAACGCCGTGCTCCAGGTCCTCACTGAGATCGCCCGCACTGTTGGGTCTACTGGGATGACGGCGGGGCAGTTCCTAGATCTGGAGGGTAGTTACCGATCCGAAGCCGAGGTGTTGAACGTGCTGGAGAGAAAGTTTGGGGAGATGGCCGAGTGTTCCGCTGTTTGTGGAGGGCTTCTTGGAGGCGCCGGCGAGGAAGAGGTAAGGAAGCTGAGGAGGTATGGGAGGGCTGTGGGAGTGTTGTACCAGTTGGTTGATGATATATTGATGGAGGAGAAGGAAGGTATTGGGTCAAATGGGAGGTCTTTAGGGAAGATGAAGAGCAATGCAAGTGTTGTGAATGTTGTAGGCATGGATAGGGCTTTGCAGATTGCAGAGGATTTGATCGGCAAGGCGAAGAATGAGCTGCAAGGTTTTGAGGAGAAGTATGGGGAGAGAGTGCAACCTTTGTATAGCTTTGTTGATTATGCTGTGGATAGATGGTTTGTGATAGAAGAAGCCATTCCTGCCAGTGCTGTGTGA
- the LOC120279706 gene encoding zinc finger BED domain-containing protein RICESLEEPER 2-like, which translates to MVLTAHFIDHNWRLQKRVINFVRLPPPRRGVEIADGIFKCLKEWGIENKVFTISVDNASSNDVAIRILKDTFSRTKRLLCGGKLFHVRCCAHILNLMVQDGISEIEEIIEDIHESVKFINQSEARLKSFSDIVQQLQLSERKLILDCKTRWNSTFEMLSVAMKFKDIFPMFKDREILYHCCPCPEDWEKVDKICEILEVFNAITKIISGSDYPTSNLFLNEVYRVKMLLDKRVNDENDFIRAMIGKMKAKFDKYWGECNLLMSVAAVLDPRCKMRVVDFTFARMYSDREARENIAKVREALHEIYEKYVREYQYGNEHSGETPMHNNDDVGTSGKGSSGNPDQFNALEWWKGSTFKNIAILSRMARDILAIPITTVGFQRLLSVGGGGGKIVARRYVSMKASGSLESGYGVDDAFMLAQVGGVDEEVRFVGEDYPDIGVSDL; encoded by the exons ATGGTCTTAACAGCTCATTTTATTGATCATAATTGGAGATTGCAAAAGCGTGTTATCAATTTTGTTCGTCTTCCACCTCCTCGCCGTGGTGTTGAGATTGCTGATGGTATCTTTAAGTGTTTGAAGGAGTGGGGAATTGAGAACAAGGTTTTTACTATCTCTGTTGATAATGCTTCAAGCAATGATGTGGCAATCAGGATTCTTAAAGACACATTTTCAAGAACTAAAAGGTTGCTTTGTGGAGGAAAGTTATTTCATGTTCGTTGTTGTGCACACATTCTTAATCTCATGGTGCAAGATGGTATTTctgaaattgaagaaataattgaagATATTCATGAAAGTGTGAAGTTTATTAATCAAAGTGAAGCAAGATTGAAGTCATTTTCTGATATTGTGCAACAACTACAATTGTCGGAGAGAAAACTTATTCTTGATTGCAAGACACGTTGGAATTCAACATTTGAAATGCTATCAGTTGCAATgaaatttaaagatatttttccAATGTTCAAAGATCGCGAAATCCTTTATCATTGTTGCCCATGCCCCGAAGATTGGGAAAAGGTGGATAAAATATGTGAGATTTTAGAAGTGTTCAATGCCATCACAAAAATTATTTCCGGTAGTGATTATCCAACTTCTAATTTGTTTCTCAATGAAGTCTATCGGGTGAAAATGTTGCTAGACAAAAGGGTGAATGATGAAAATGACTTTATTCGAGCAATGATTGGCAAAATGAAggctaaatttgataaatattggggaGAATGCAATTTGCTCATGTCCGTGGCCGCCGTCTTGGatccaagatgcaaaatgaGGGTTGTTGATTTCACTTTTGCAAGGATGTATTCCGATAGAGAAGCAAGAGAAAATATTGCTAAAGTTCGAGAAGCTCTACATGagatttatgaaaaatatgttcGTGAATATCAATATGGCAATGAGCATAGTGGTGAAACTCCAAtgcataataatgatgatgttggTACTAGTGGCAAAGGCTCGTCAG GAAATCCTGATCAATTTAATGCCTTAGAATGGTGGAAGGGaagtacttttaaaaatatcgCGATCTTGTCTAGAATGGCTCGTGACATACTTGCTATTCCTATTACTACAGTTGGCTTTCAGAGGCTACTTTCAG ttggtggtggtggtggtaagATTGTTGCACGGAGATATGTTTCTATGAAGGCATCTGGTTCTTTGGAGTCTGGATATGGTGTTGATGATGCATTTATGCTGGCTCAAGTGG GAGGTGTAGACGAGGAGGTTCGATTTGTTGGTGAAGATTATCCTGATATAGGTGTTTCTGATTTATGA